GTTTTGTTAACAGCAAAGCGGTTTTGCTCAACGGCAAACCTGCTGAAGCCAACAATCCAAACCATGCCGCTGAAAAACCTGACGATGCCTACATGCTGACCGACGAACACAAACGTTTCGGTAAATACACCATTGTCCGCCGCGGCAAACGCAACCACGCTTTGTTGGTTTGGAAATAATCTTTAAACATTAAAACGCATCGTTTAAAACAATCATGCCGTCTGAAATCAGCCACGCTTTTTTCAGACGGCATTTTCTATTGATGATATTCAGTTTTCCCAAAAAGAAAGGGCAGGTTTTGCACCTGCCTTTCTATTAAGCCAATTTCCTTAAGAAACTTTTATCCCGTGCTTACTGCAAACGCTCATTTTCTTGACGGACGGCATTCACCACATCCGCGCCAAACAAAGCGTTGACATCGGTTTCATCAAACACATACTTGGTATGGCAGAAATCGCAATCGATTTGAATGCTGCCTTGTTCCGCCACTACGCCGCCGACTTCCTGACCGCCAAGCATCAACAGCATATCGCTGACTTTGCCACGGGAGCAGGTGCAGGCAAATTCAATAGCCTCCGGTTCAAAAACGCGAGGCGGGGTTTCATGATAAAGACGGTAAAGGGCGTGATGAGCGTCCAAACCGGTCAATTCTTGCGGAGTAAGCGTTTGCGCAAGCGTGGTCACATGCTCCCAAGCGGCATCATCCAATTCTTCTTCCGGCAGACGTTGCAGCAATAATGCACCTGCTGCTTGGTCGTCGGCGGCAAGCGTAATATAGGTATCGAGCTGCTCGGAACGTTTCATATAGTTGACCAGCATTTGCGCAATGCTGTTGCCTTCCAGCGGGACAACACCTTGCCATGGGTCGGCATCTTTAGGCTGATGGGTCAAAACGAACACGCTGTTTTCGCCCAACAGCGCAGTCAGGCTTTCATCATCACGGATTTCAGCGTTTTCGTCCCATCGCGCGGTAGCACGGACAGTATTTTCAGAAGTCGCTTCCACCACCAACATTTTCAGACGGCCCTGACCTTGAACCTGAACAATCAGCGTGCCTTCATTTTTAAGGTTGGCAGACAATAAAGAACCGGCGGCCAACAATTCTCCCAATGCACGACGGATGGCGACAGGATAATGTTTTTGGTTGACGATGTGGTGCCAAACTTTTTCGAGGCGGATGTGCATACCGCGGATAGGCATATCGTCAAAGATAAAGCGTGTACGGATATCGCTGTGATTTTGTGTCATGTCAGTCTCTGAAAATAAATCAATGAATGCCGCTTATATGGTTGCAGCGGCGGATAAATCAAGCGAAACCGCGTTTAATGTTTTTCTAGTTTGTTTGGAAACAAGGGTTTAACGCAAAATAACAGCAGTTTTTTTGCCAAAAAGACGGTTTTTGAATACAATCAAGCAGATAACAAGAGAATGATACGGGATAACATCTCAGAAACCGGCAATGTGCCTGCAATCGGCAGGGAATGCCTTCTGAAACGGAAGTTTTTACAATGAATTTTTTACTCCGGCTCGCAGCAGTTTGGACTTCGGTCGCCATGCTTGCGAGCGTCAATTTTTCTTACGCCGATGATTTGGAAAACCTGATTACCACCCGTCAGCGTGTTTTAAACCAATTCAACGATAACGCCAACGTTTACGGCAATACGCGTCAGGCAACCCCTGTCCATCCCACCAATACCTATCCTGCCGCAAGCAACAATACGCGCGCACCTTCGGGCAATGCAGATGAGTTAATCGGCAGCGCCATGGGCTTGCTCGGCGTGGCCTACCGCTACGGCGGCACATCAGCCTCTACCGGCTTTGACTGCAGCGGCTTCATGCAACACATCTTTAAACGCGCCATGGGCGTGAACCTGCCGCGCACCTCTGCCGAACAAGCGCAAATGGGCGTTGCCGTGAACCGTTCCGAGTTGCAGCCGGGCGACATGGTCTTTTTCCGCACCATGGGTCGCGGCCGTATTTCCCACGTCGGCCTTTACATCGGTAACAACAATTTCATTCACGCGCCGAGAACGGGCAAACGTATCGAAATTACCAGCCTCGGCCACAAATATTGGAACGGAAAATATGCCTTTGCCCGCCGCGTGAAGAAAAACGACCCATCCCGTTTCTTGAATTGAGGTGCACGATGGCGATGCCGCAAATGCCCAAATGGTATGACGACGACGGTCAGATTGTTTCCTGCACCGAAAAAGTCAAAGTCATGACCGAAAACTTGAACGAACTGTACCAAATAGCGCAGGACGCATTTGAAGACGCGCTGCTGATGGGTTGTTCCGAAAAACAGTTGCGCGAATACTTCCGCGCCTTAATGGCCGGACTGGAAAACCCTTATCAAAAAAACGGGTAGTTATTCGATCCATACAAAAAAGGCCGTCTGAAAGTTTTTCAGACGGCCTTTTTTATCGGGCAGATCCCCTACCCTATTGCTAACATTCCACCACGCGCACGGATACGGGGACGGCTTTTTTCTGCAAGGTAACGGCCAGGCCTGCGAGTGAGGTTTCTTTGTAGGTTGCCTTCATATCGCGGCCGGTTTGCAGCATGGTTTGAATCACTTCATCAAGTGAAACTTTTTTGTCTGTGCCGTCTTCCAAAAGCGCGAGGGTGGCGAGCTTGAGGGCTTTTTCGGCGGCGATGCCGTTGCGTTCGATGCAGGGGATTTGCACCAATCCGCCGACAGGGTCGCAGGTCAGGCCCAAGTGGTGTTCCATGGCCATTTCGGCGGCGTTTTCCACTTGTTTCGGTGTACCGCCGATAACTTCGGCGTATGCGCCTGCCGCCATAGAACACGCCACGCCGACTTCGCCTTGGCAGCCGACGTCCGCGCCGGAAATCGACGCATTGGTTTTGTACAAAATGCCGATGGCGCCGGCAGTCAGCAGGAAGTCCTCGACACGCGATTGGTTGGCGTGCGGATTAAATTTTCGGAAATAGTGTAAGACAGCAGGAATAATGCCTGCCGCGCCGTTGGTCGGTGCGGTAACGACGCGGCCGCCGGCGGCGTTTTCTTCATTAACCGCCATGGCGTACACCATCGGCCAAAGTTGGGTATTGACGATTTCGCTCTCACGCAGGACTTTGAGTTTGGCTGCCAACTGCGGCGCACGGCGGCGGACGTTCAATCCGCCCGGCAACTGCCCTTCCGCACCCAAGCCGCGCTTGATGCAGTTTTCCATCACATCGGCCACGGCAGCCACACGGCGGCGGACTTTCTTCTCATCGCAACCTGCCAACGCCGCTTCATTGGCCAACACGACTTCGGAAATATTCAACTGGTTCAGACGGCATTGTGCAAGTAACTCGTCGCAGTTTTTGTAAGGATATGGCACGTCCGAATTTTCCTGCGCTTCTTGTGCAAACCCTTCATCTGTCACGATAAAACCGCCGCCGACCGAATAATAAATCTGTTCTTTCAGCTTCTGGCCGTATGAATTGTAGGAGATAAAGTTCAAACCGTTAGGATGTTTGGGTAACACTTTGTCGCCGCGGATATCCAAATCTTTTTCGGGATTGAAGGCCATTTCGCGGCCGTTGAGTTTTAAAACGTGTTGCGTGCGGATGCGTTCCAAGCGTTGGGGGATGTCTGCCAGCGGAATATCGTGCGGCAGGCTGCCTTCCAAACCGAGCAATAATGCGTCGAATGTGCCGTGTCCGATGCCGGTCAAAGCAAGTGAGCCGTACACTTCAATAACAATGCGCGCCACTTGTGTATCCAAGTTTTCGGCATTCAGCAAATCAGCAAAAGCGGCCGCGGCCTTCATCGGGCCGACAGTGTGCGAGCTGGACGGGCCGATGCCGATTTTGAAAATATCGAAAATACTGAT
This genomic interval from Neisseria sp. Marseille-Q5346 contains the following:
- the hslO gene encoding Hsp33 family molecular chaperone HslO → MTQNHSDIRTRFIFDDMPIRGMHIRLEKVWHHIVNQKHYPVAIRRALGELLAAGSLLSANLKNEGTLIVQVQGQGRLKMLVVEATSENTVRATARWDENAEIRDDESLTALLGENSVFVLTHQPKDADPWQGVVPLEGNSIAQMLVNYMKRSEQLDTYITLAADDQAAGALLLQRLPEEELDDAAWEHVTTLAQTLTPQELTGLDAHHALYRLYHETPPRVFEPEAIEFACTCSRGKVSDMLLMLGGQEVGGVVAEQGSIQIDCDFCHTKYVFDETDVNALFGADVVNAVRQENERLQ
- a CDS encoding C40 family peptidase produces the protein MNFLLRLAAVWTSVAMLASVNFSYADDLENLITTRQRVLNQFNDNANVYGNTRQATPVHPTNTYPAASNNTRAPSGNADELIGSAMGLLGVAYRYGGTSASTGFDCSGFMQHIFKRAMGVNLPRTSAEQAQMGVAVNRSELQPGDMVFFRTMGRGRISHVGLYIGNNNFIHAPRTGKRIEITSLGHKYWNGKYAFARRVKKNDPSRFLN
- a CDS encoding L-serine ammonia-lyase — translated: MISIFDIFKIGIGPSSSHTVGPMKAAAAFADLLNAENLDTQVARIVIEVYGSLALTGIGHGTFDALLLGLEGSLPHDIPLADIPQRLERIRTQHVLKLNGREMAFNPEKDLDIRGDKVLPKHPNGLNFISYNSYGQKLKEQIYYSVGGGFIVTDEGFAQEAQENSDVPYPYKNCDELLAQCRLNQLNISEVVLANEAALAGCDEKKVRRRVAAVADVMENCIKRGLGAEGQLPGGLNVRRRAPQLAAKLKVLRESEIVNTQLWPMVYAMAVNEENAAGGRVVTAPTNGAAGIIPAVLHYFRKFNPHANQSRVEDFLLTAGAIGILYKTNASISGADVGCQGEVGVACSMAAGAYAEVIGGTPKQVENAAEMAMEHHLGLTCDPVGGLVQIPCIERNGIAAEKALKLATLALLEDGTDKKVSLDEVIQTMLQTGRDMKATYKETSLAGLAVTLQKKAVPVSVRVVEC